The Rhodamnia argentea isolate NSW1041297 chromosome 10, ASM2092103v1, whole genome shotgun sequence sequence aaatattcaatattattcaTGTACTTAAATTAATAGACCGATAATATTTCATATATTGATATAGCTCGAGAACTAGtttgaatatttacaaaaaaaattcatgaattacattaatttattaataattCATGAACGATATTCTATATTTGgttaaagtaatttttttttttttttgggtgggtggGGTTTCTAATATTTGGCTAAAGTTGAAGaacaacaaatgaaaacttcagGAAGCTTTCGAACCAGAAGTACGTGGTGGAAGAACAATTAAATCCGCAATCTTCCAGAATTACCCTTCCCATTCTGCCGCCgtacttcttctctctctcctcccctgcTTCTGCCTGTGCTCCTTGTTCCGACGAGCGAGCGAGAGGGAGGTTCCGAGAATGTGGAAGAGAAGACTCCCCGCTGCTCTCTCCACCGCCCTTCGCAGGAGGCTCCCCCCAACCGGCCGTACCATCATCCCGGTCCATTCCTCTTCGCAGAGACTCCAGTGTCTCACCGAGCAGCGCGCGGCTTCCCTCACCTCCGATGCGGGAATCGCGGGCTTTTCCCTTTGCGACCGGTACGATTTCCTCCGATGTTCCGGGAGGAGTTGCTGTTCGGGAAGTGATTCCGATGGTGCAGCTTCCAAGTGCTGGAGTTGCGGCGCCGTGGCTCGGGAGACTGCGCCGACGCCGTTCCTGGTGTGCGAGTATTGCCATAGCGTGCAGCCCGTGGACGAGTCGGTGGattatttccaaattttcgGACTGTGAGTATCTGTTGCGTGACATTGAGTggtatctttctttcttttttccttgcctGTGTGTGAATTCGTTATGATTTGTTATGAATTTGCTCCTCAATCTTCTGAAGAAGAGATTATCAGAAAATAACCTGACGCTTGCTGGAAATTGAGTAGAGAGTCATTTTAGTCCAGTCGTATTCAGAGTTTGAGTTTTGTGTTTATCATCTGTTTTCTTGCGGAGACGTCATAGAGGAAAGATATCAGTCCAGACAACACACATCGAGAAATCAACTTTGAATCTTATGAGCAgctggtgaattttttttaggagtGTATGATTAATGGGCTTTCGAAAGATGAAAATTTGCGGGAGAAAAAGTTGAGGCATTTGCCTTAAGCGTGGAGTTGTGTGGTTTTGTCCTTGTGACTGAAAACATGTGCTTTTGTGGCTTCATTTTGTTTCTTGTCATATGCCTCGGTGTTCAGCGGGCATGAGAAGACAATGGAAACAACTCAGCCGATATGTATTGGCCACCCATATTTAACAGCAGTAACGTTTTACCAGGGAAAAGAAGTATGAAACTGATGTTAGCAATCTGGAGGGCATGTATAAGGACTGGCAGAAGAAGTTGCATCCTGATCTAGTCCATTCAAAATCTGAGGTTTGTTTCGGCAGACTTGACTGGGGGAGTTCTTACCGTATATGTCTATAGCttctaaatgctctttatatctTGTTCAGCAAGAAAAAGAATACGCTGCAGGGCAGTCTGCTCGAGTAATTGATGCATACCGCACACTTAGCAAGCCTTTGACAAGGGCGATATATGTTGTAAGTGTTACTTCTTGTTATTATCTATGGGTGTTCTCCCAGGATAATTCGTCTTCCTCATTGAGTTTCTTCATGCAACAACTCATCTACCTAGGGTGTGTCTGTTTCAcggaaattgattgattggaaaacatttttcctaaaaatgatcccTTATGAGGAAAGTGTTTACATCATCCACAagaatgtttagacataaaaagtttgtcgataatgaaaacattttttattgattaattatttcaaacgatacaagaATCATTCGTTTCCTGCGAAGGAAATGGAGCCTATTGTTGTCCTAATTTCCTTTGCAGTGTACACTAGAGGGTCTGCAGAGGGGCATAAATTCATCGTGAAGACTAAAGGTGTGGGCAGTGACATTCTGCTCGACTTGCCAGAATCTTTGCTTGCTCCCGGCCAGTGTCTCTACAAAATCAAAAAGTTAACCTTTATGATGCATGATCTGAAAATtacactccttttttttcttcgtaTTTTGCCTCAACCTACAGCTTTTCAGTCTCTATGATTGGCTTATGGTGTATCAgaatatttttatatgaaattCCTTATTAAGAAAAGAGGCTATGAACTTAGTTTGAAAGAGACAGTGTTCATCCAGTTCATCTTGTACTTGTTACATAATCTAGTGCAAGCATGACTTGTCACATTGAATCTGTTATTTCTTATACAGCTAAAGCTTGAAGGTGTTAACGTTGATGAAGAGGAGACCGTTTCAGAACCAGAGTTGTTAACTGAGGTAAATTTGGGGCTTCCAAAACGTATATATTCCGTGGTTATAAATGAGAAATTGATTACTTATATATTTTAGCTCCTTTCTGCCCAAATTTGCAAACACTGGGAAAAAGGCTTCTCGCTGCTTCAGTATATAGAGTGGGGTTTTCAAAGGAATATGCTGGTATGGTGAAAAGTATGAGTTAGAAAGAGGTTCTTTCAAAGGAATATGCTGGTATAGTGAAAAGCATGagttctatttatttatttttgggtcaaagaaaaGCATGAGTTAGAAAGAGGTTCTTTTGCATGAGCAACACGTAAATATGGCCTTTATCTGCTGCCAGCATTTTAACATTTTCattagagagaggaaggagtgAACGGACAGCTTCTCAAATATTTGAACAGTTGATCCCTttatctgttatttttttttatttttttcacgtTGAAGATTTTGTGGATTACGTGTCTCTTTTGTTGAATGCTAACGCAGATACTGGAAATAAGAGAAGCTGTAGATGAGGCCACTGACTCTCAGTCTTTGAGACAGATTCAGTCTCAGGTATGGCAAGCTTAACATAATTTGATAGCTAATCGGACCATTTTC is a genomic window containing:
- the LOC115757628 gene encoding iron-sulfur cluster co-chaperone protein HscB homolog: MWKRRLPAALSTALRRRLPPTGRTIIPVHSSSQRLQCLTEQRAASLTSDAGIAGFSLCDRYDFLRCSGRSCCSGSDSDGAASKCWSCGAVARETAPTPFLVCEYCHSVQPVDESVDYFQIFGLEKKYETDVSNLEGMYKDWQKKLHPDLVHSKSEQEKEYAAGQSARVIDAYRTLSKPLTRAIYVLKLEGVNVDEEETVSEPELLTEILEIREAVDEATDSQSLRQIQSQMDDKMRCWSHSFASSLRTQKFEDALTCVRRMKYYSRVNEEITRKL